One window from the genome of Cryptomeria japonica chromosome 6, Sugi_1.0, whole genome shotgun sequence encodes:
- the LOC131049011 gene encoding replication protein A 70 kDa DNA-binding subunit A-like — protein sequence MDTNLKATEDINNVIDSMLQESDKLKSKLRKIIAHYEHKSPKKTTVNLSTSCSSVTTIHSIEVPPLPIPSKNQEYVPTPFVIQSINAGDDLPSALLQVLSFQKMQNNTDDTDRHKLVLFDGKYMTIVILSLEVKQSVCPFFGKLEYLFKEQHPEIMSEDRPSTSKQSLQFATELPSPQTTTSENISPIKTLNPYQNKWTIKGKVTHKWPIKAYSIATKNGHVFSFDIVDCDGSKIRITCFDEIAKLHYNRVDIGSHFIISKGYVKEANARYNKLNSHLEITLSDTSIVKHCTNEEQADQQTAPFTPIGELFQPTNNTLVDIIGLVLYVGDIIPIHRKDGSQTQKCVVKINDLSISTIDINLWGSIAEQKGLELKNMLTNDSVVILALRNACVGYFNGKLVNITAATTLHINPSFPEAELLTSRGRDPLLALPFVAETIHIDNKYTRMTISSIRERMSIKP from the exons ATGGATACAAACTTGAAAGCAACAGAGGACATCAACAATGTAATTGATAGCATGTTGCAAGAAAGCGACAAGTTAAAGAGTAAACTCAGAAAGATCATTGCCCACTATGAACATAAATCACCAAAGAAAACAACAGTCAACCTGTCTACATCTTGTAGTTCTGTAACAACTATACATAGTATTGAAGTACCACCTTTGCCAATACCAA gcaaaaaccAAGAGTATGTCCCTACCCCTTTTGTAATCCAATCTATCAATGCTGGGGATGACCTTCCTTCAGCATTGCTACAAGTTTTGTCATTTCAGAAAATGCAGAACAACACAGATGATACTGACAGACATAAATTAGTATTATTTGATGGCAAATACAT GACTATTGTAATACTTAGTCTGGAAGTGAAACAAAGTGTTTGCCCATTCTTTGGAAAACTAGAATATCTATTCAAAGAACAACATCCAGAAATTATGTCTGAGGATAGACCATCAACATCTAAACAGTCGCTTCAGTTTGCAACTGAATTGCCATCCCCACAAACAACAACTTCTGAAAATATAAGTCCTATAAAAactttgaatccataccaaaataaatggacaatcaaAGGGAAAGTTACTCATAAATGGCCTATTAAGGCATATAGCATAGCCACCAAAAATGGCCATGTCtttagctttgacattgttgaTTGTGATGGTTCTAAAATTAGAATTACATGTTTTGATGAGATAGCTAAGTTACACTATAACCGTGTGGACATAGGTTCACATTTTATTATTTCAAAAGGATATGTTAAGGAGGCAAATGCaaggtacaacaaactaaacagTCATTTAGAAATCACCTTGTCTGATACATCCATAGTAAAACACTGCACCAACGAAGAACAAGCAGATCAACAAACTGCTCCTTTCACACCTATTGGTGAATTGTTTCAACCAACAAACAATACACTAGTTGACATTATTGGTCTTGTTCTATATGTTGGAGATATCATTCCTATTCACAGGAAAGATGGCAGTCAAACACAAAAATGTGTTGTGAAAATTAATGATCTATCTAtttcaacaattgacatcaacttaTGGGGCTCAATAGCAGAACAAAAGGGCCTGGAATTGAAAAATATGTTgaccaatgatagtgtggtaatcCTTGCTTTACGTAATGCTTGTGTTGGCTATTTCAATGGAAAGCTTGTGAACATAACAGCTGCAacaacattacatatcaacccaAGTTTCCCAGAAGCAGAGCTTCTAACATCAAGAGGAAGGGACCCTTTGCTTGCTCTACCCTTTGTTGCAGAAACTATCCACATAGACAACAAATATACTAGAATGACAATCTCTTCGATCCGTGAGCGGATGAGCATCAAACCATAA
- the LOC131079370 gene encoding putative UDP-rhamnose:rhamnosyltransferase 1, whose amino-acid sequence MDRALHVLMFPWLAQGHISPFLELSKRLADQGLKISFLSTPANISKIKSSLHEKWVGKIDMLELPLPSVEGLPPEVDNTADIPMEMADLLKIALDGLQNPFEHLLRRIQPDYIIHDFSQHWAAKFGIPAVYFCIFSASAIAYFAVPSRNKAGETTVEDLTAPPPDYPSSVIAYKPYEASSVLAGYNGHGDGGTTVLGRFFKSMEACKLMLVRSCFELESKYFHYLEAVLRKPVVPVGIFLPATAPDEQNECLRWLGNYPPSSVVYVSFGSECFLSKEQVAELAKGLEESHVPFLWVLRSPRCKEDSTSSAEERARALLPEGFEERTRERGVVYFKWAPQQQILCHSSTGGFVSHCGWSSVLEALRFGVKIIALPMHVDQGLDARLVADELHIGMEIGREEDGGFKAEEIRRCVREVMVGDEGQCVAENMEKIRERLFGKEEIQGNYISEFLKHLL is encoded by the coding sequence ATGGACAGAGCCCTTCATGTATTGATGTTTCCATGGCTGGCGCAGGGCCACATCTCCCCTTTTCTTGAGTTATCCAAGAGACTTGCAGATCAGGGGTTGAAGATCTCTTTTCTCTCCACCCCGGCCAATATTTCAAAGATAAAGTCCTCGCTACATGAAAAATGGGTGGGCAAGATCGATATGCTAGAGCTGCCTCTACCCTCTGTAGAGGGTCTCCCTCCTGAAGTCGACAACACCGCCGATATTCCCATGGAAATGGCAGATCTGTTGAAGATAGCTCTTGACGGCCTCCAGAATCCCTTTGAACATCTTCTGCGCCGGATTCAACCGGACTATATAATTCATGATTTCTCACAGCACTGGGCCGCCAAGTTTGGTATCCCCGCCGTCTATTTCTGCATCTTCAGTGCCTCGGCCATTGCTTACTTTGCAGTACCAAGCAGAAACAAGGCGGGGGAAACCACTGTGGAGGATTTGACCGCGCCACCGCCAGATTATCCATCGTCTGTCATAGCTTACAAACCATACGAAGCTAGCTCAGTTTTAGCTGGGTATAATGGCCACGGCGATGGAGGTACGACAGTTTTGGGTCGGTTTTTTAAATCTATGGAGGCATGTAAGCTTATGCTCGTCCGATCATGCTTTGAATTGGAAAGCAAGTATTTTCATTATCTGGAGGCGGTGCTCAGAAAGCCGGTGGTTCCTGTCGGTATATTTCTACCGGCGACCGCGCCCGACGAACAGAACGAATGCCTGCGATGGCTGGGCAATTATCCGCCCAGTTCTGTTGTTTACGTGTCGTTTGGGAGCGAGTGTTTTCTGTCCAAGGAGCAGGTTGCTGAGCTGGCAAAGGGGCTGGAGGAGAGCCATGTCCCATTTCTGTGGGTTCTGCGCTCCCCTCGCTGTAAGGAGGATTCCACGTCATCAGCAGAAGAGAGAGCTCGGGCTTTACTGCCAGAGGGGTTTGAGGAACGCACGAGGGAGAGGGGTGTGGTGTACTTCAAGTGGGCACCGCAGCAGCAGATTCTTTGCCACTCTTCGACGGGAGGGTTTGTGAGCCACTGCGGGTGGAGCTCTGTGTTGGAAGCGCTGAGATTTGGGGTGAAGATAATAGCTCTGCCCATGCATGTTGATCAGGGACTCGACGCCCGGCTAGTGGCCGATGAACTTCACATTGGCATGGAGATTGGGAGGGAAGAAGATGGGGGTTTCAAAGCGGAGGAAATTAGGAGATGTGTGAGGGAGGTTATGGTGGGCGACGAGGGACAGTGTGTGGCAGAGAATATGGAGAAGATAAGAGAGAGGTTGTTTGGGAAGGAGGAAATCCAAGGGAATTATATAAGCGAGTTTCTTAAGCACCTTCTCTAG